In Chaetodon trifascialis isolate fChaTrf1 chromosome 6, fChaTrf1.hap1, whole genome shotgun sequence, one DNA window encodes the following:
- the got1l1 gene encoding putative aspartate aminotransferase, cytoplasmic 2, which translates to MCLDGFKMSRPGSSLDERGVSQNGDPDPGGRLSVFTNTQSGAVSPETRLLSAFKRDTQACKVYLAGREYYSEEGNTFALRLVGKIKQQLSADPTLHPEYPPPLGLAEFTRRATEVALGKSSRAIVENRVLGVQTPGFTAAVRLGAELLKHWYDVCAAWCGPVYLSSPCDDSLAGVFQAAGIQDIREYYYWDDRRRDVCLEKLLEDLERAPERSVVVLPASGHYPTGADLSQNQWPAITQLITRRRLFPFFLLPAQALCYGDLERDAWPVQYCASQGMELLCAQSFSHCFGLYGEAVGHLLCVFKQNSLRLSVQSQADKIVRSLWARPPAGGAHVVATVLSNPAHAVEWQGEVKRIVERCMLIRDILRERLRLLGAPGCWDHLTQQAGLYCCTGLNGEQVDFLTKRRHVYLLPDGCLNISAINGRNLDYVAESIHLALTTSL; encoded by the exons ATGTGCCTCGATGGGTTCAAGATGAGCCGACCCGGCAGCAGCCTGGATGAGAGGGGGGTCAGCCAAAATGGAGACCCAGACCCAGGAGGTCGCCTGTCTGTGTTTACCAACACTCAAAGCGGAGCAGTGAGTCCTGAAACAAGGCTTCTGTCCGCCTtcaagagagacacacaggccTGCAAAGTTTACCTGGCCGGGAGAG AGTATTACAGCGAGGAAGGGAACACCTTTGCGCTGCGTCTGGTTGGAAAGATAAAGCAGCAGTTAAGCGCTGACCCCACCCTTCATCCAGAGTATCCACCCCCTCTTGGCCTGGCAGAATTCACCCGGCGAGCCACAGAGGTTGCTCTAGGAAAGAGCTCCCGAGCTATAGTGGAGAATCGG GTGTTAGGCGTCCAGACTCCTGGCTTTACCGCTGCTGTGCGTCTTGGAGCTGAACTCTTGAAGCACTGGTATGATGTCTGTGCTGCCTGGTGCGGGCCGGTCTACCTCTCTTCCCCTTGTGATG ACTCACTGGCTGGTGTCTTCCAGGCAGCAGGGATCCAAGATATCCGTGAGTATTATTACTGGGATGACAGGCGGCGGGACGTTTGTTTGGAGAAACTTCTGGAGGATCTGGAGAGGGCTCCGGAGCGAAGCGTTGTTGTTCTGCCAGCGTCTGGCCACTACCCGACGGGAGCAGACCTCTCTCAGAATCAGTGGCCTGCGATTACACAACTCATCACG AGGCGCAGGCTGTTCCCTTTCTTCTTGCTTCCTGCTCAGGCGCTCTGCTATGGAGATTTGGAGCGGGATGCCTGGCCTGTGCAGTACTGTGCATCACAGGGGATGGAgctcctctgtgctcagtcCTTCTCCCACTGCTTTGGACTATATG GTGAGGCGGTCGGACACCTCCTGTGCGTCTTTAAGCAGAACTCCCTGCGGTTATCTGTGCAATCTCAAGCTGACAAAATAGTCCGATCGCTGTGGGCCCGgccacctgcaggaggagctcaTGTCGTTGCCACAGTGCTCAGTAACCCTGCCCATGCTGTTGAATG GCAGGGAGAAGTGAAGCGCATTGTGGAGAGATGTATGCTGATCAGAGACATTttgagagagaggctgaggctGTTGGGAGCTCCAGGTTGCTGGGACCACCTGACTCAACAAGCTGGACTCTACTGTTGCACAGGCTTGAACG GTGAGCAGGTGGACTTCCTGACAAAGAGAAGACACGTGTACCTGCTCCCCGATGGCTGTCTGAACATCAGCGCAATCAACGGTCGTAACTTGGACTATGTAGCCGAGTCCATCCATCTGGCTCTGACCACTTCACTCTGA